TTGCACTAGTTCCCTACACCCGACCACAAGGTTAGAGAAACATAGTTGCAGCCGACTAGAGATGGATTCTCCTGGCGATCGCTGCTTAAGGGGTGACAGTGTGAATACTTTTATCTCAGTTTCTGTAGTTTACCTAAAGTCAGATTTCAGTTTGCAAATCCCTCTCTAAGATAGAAGGCAGAAATAGCCAGGTTTTGAACTCAGTGAGTTCTTTACTAATACTCACTAGATCAGGAGGAGAAGACGTGGTTGATACTCAACAACCTTTGGCGCAGGAAGAACATAGCCTGGATCGCGATTGCACGACCTTATCCCGCCACGTATTACAGCAATTAAATAGCTTTTCCGCCGACGCTCAAGACTTGAGTGCCATCATGAATCGGATTGGCTTAGCTGCGAAGCTGATTGCTCGTCGTCTCAGTCGCGCTGGTTTGATGGAAAACGTCTTGGGGGTCACAGGAGACATCAATGTCCAGGGAGAAACCGTCAAGAAGATGGATGTCTATGCCAACGATGTCTTCATCTCTGTTTTCAAGCAAAGCGGTTTAGTCTGTCGCCTCGCTTCTGAGGAAATGGAAAAACCCTACTACATCCCTGAAAACTGCCCCATTGGTCGTTATACGCTCCTTTATGACCCCATTGATGGTTCATCCAATGTAGACATTAATATCAATGTGGGTTCCATCTTTGCGATTTGCCAACAACAAGGAGAAGATGACGGTACAGCCAGCGACCTACTCCAGAGCGGACGGAAGCAGATCGCGGCAGGTTATGTGCTCTATGGCCCTAGCACGATGCTGGTTTATTCGATCGGGAAGGGAGTGCATGCGTTTAACCTTGATCCCAGCTTAGGCGAGTTTATTTTATCGGGCGAAAACATTCGCATTCCGGATCACGGCTCCATTTATAGCGTCAATGAAGGCAACTTCTGGCAGTGGGAAGAATCGATTCGAGACTACATCCGCTACATGCACCGTCACGAAGGCTATACAGCTCGTTACAGCGGTGCCTTAGTGGGAGACATTCATCGCATCCTATTCCAGGGTGGTGTGTTTCTCTATCCCGGCACTGTGAAAAAGCCAGAAGGCAAGCTGCGTTTGCTGTATGAGTCTGCTCCTCTCGCCTTTTTGATTGAGCAAGCAGGGGGGAGAGCGAGTGCTGGCACTCAGGACATTCTGGATGTAGTGCCTGACAAGCTGCATGCCCGCAGCCCTCTGTTTATTGGCAGTAAAGAAGATGTGGCGCTGGTCGAGTCTTTTATTCAGGAGCGCGATCGCGAACAAGACGAAAGGTTGATGGCAGCCAGACGATAACTAGCTACCCTAAGCCTCAACGCCCAAGTGATTTTCAAGAACTAGATCAAGAACTAAATAAAGGACTGTTATGACTACAAACCATCTACTAGAAATCAAAGATCAAGGTCAGAGTATCTGGATGGATAACCTGGCCCGTGATTTGATTCAATCTGGTGAACTGAAGCGATTGATTGAAGAGCAAGGGATTCGCGGACTCACCTCCAACCCAGCTATTTTTGAGAAAGCGATTATCGGCAATGCTATGTACGATGCCGATATTGAAGCAGGCGTACGGGCTGGCAAGCCTCTGCAAGAGATCTATGAATCGTTGATCTTTGATGACATTCGGAATGCTTGCGATATCTTCCGCACCGTATACGACGAGTCCGGTGGCCTAGATGGCTACGTCAGCATTGAAGTGCCTCCCACGATCGCGAACGACACGCAAAAAACTATCGAAGAAGCCCGTCGCTACTACCGTGAGATTGGTCGTGAGAACGTCATGATCAAGATCCCCGGTACCGCAGAAGGTCTACCCGCCGTTGAGCAAGTGATCAGCGAGGGGATCAATGTTAACGTCACGCTGCTGTTTTCGGTTGATAGCTATATCGAAACCGCTTGGGCTTACATTCGGGGTCTGGAAAAGCGAGTCGCTGCGGGTGGAGACATTAGCAAACTAGCCTCAGTTGCCAGTTTCTTCCTGAGCCGCATTGACATCAAAGTGGATGAGGCTATTGATAACCAACTGAAGGCAGGGGTCGATCGCCTCGAAAAAGAAGCCAAGCTGAGAGCGGTGAAAGGTAAAGTCGCGATCGCCAATGCCAAAATTGCTTACCAAGAATACAAAAAGATCATCCAGACGGATCGTTGGAAAGCCCTCACTGAAAAGGGTGCGAATGTGCAACG
This region of Trichocoleus desertorum NBK24 genomic DNA includes:
- the fbp gene encoding class 1 fructose-bisphosphatase, which translates into the protein MVDTQQPLAQEEHSLDRDCTTLSRHVLQQLNSFSADAQDLSAIMNRIGLAAKLIARRLSRAGLMENVLGVTGDINVQGETVKKMDVYANDVFISVFKQSGLVCRLASEEMEKPYYIPENCPIGRYTLLYDPIDGSSNVDININVGSIFAICQQQGEDDGTASDLLQSGRKQIAAGYVLYGPSTMLVYSIGKGVHAFNLDPSLGEFILSGENIRIPDHGSIYSVNEGNFWQWEESIRDYIRYMHRHEGYTARYSGALVGDIHRILFQGGVFLYPGTVKKPEGKLRLLYESAPLAFLIEQAGGRASAGTQDILDVVPDKLHARSPLFIGSKEDVALVESFIQERDREQDERLMAARR
- the tal gene encoding transaldolase; protein product: MTTNHLLEIKDQGQSIWMDNLARDLIQSGELKRLIEEQGIRGLTSNPAIFEKAIIGNAMYDADIEAGVRAGKPLQEIYESLIFDDIRNACDIFRTVYDESGGLDGYVSIEVPPTIANDTQKTIEEARRYYREIGRENVMIKIPGTAEGLPAVEQVISEGINVNVTLLFSVDSYIETAWAYIRGLEKRVAAGGDISKLASVASFFLSRIDIKVDEAIDNQLKAGVDRLEKEAKLRAVKGKVAIANAKIAYQEYKKIIQTDRWKALTEKGANVQRLLWASTGTKNPDYSDVMYVDGLVGPDTVNTLPPSTIDACVDHCDVASRIETDVDHAYNLIESLKDPDINVDLDQVMTELLHEGLDKFVQPFHSLMQALEEKINLLSPV